In Brevundimonas sp. SGAir0440, one DNA window encodes the following:
- a CDS encoding peptidylprolyl isomerase, with protein MRKAIIAATVAALLAAGAAQAPAVAQTAPAASDWRAIAPENLLVIDTSKGRVLVELIPVAAPNHAERIRTLANQGFYDGLKFHRVIPDFMAQTGDPKGTGEGGSELPDLKAEFSFRRGRDAGFVAVPSVGAGVRGLVGDLPVQTQPDAQMMVTADFKVDAHGLFCPGVLGMARSGSPDSANSQFFLMMGAREQLDGIYTAFGRVVSGLDVVGKLKKGSDAEDGKVTDPDTMTRVRMASALPEAERPIVRVLNAGSAAFAERIAAARAARGAAFSVCDVQPVAEVTGG; from the coding sequence ATGCGTAAGGCCATCATCGCAGCGACCGTCGCCGCTCTTCTCGCGGCTGGCGCGGCCCAGGCGCCGGCTGTGGCGCAAACGGCGCCGGCGGCGTCCGACTGGCGCGCCATCGCGCCGGAAAACCTGCTGGTTATCGATACGTCGAAGGGCCGGGTGCTGGTCGAACTGATCCCCGTCGCCGCGCCCAATCATGCGGAACGCATCCGCACCCTGGCCAACCAGGGCTTCTACGACGGTCTGAAGTTCCACCGAGTCATCCCTGATTTCATGGCGCAAACCGGCGATCCAAAGGGCACGGGCGAGGGGGGCAGCGAACTGCCGGACCTGAAGGCCGAGTTCAGCTTCCGTCGTGGACGCGACGCCGGCTTTGTCGCCGTGCCCAGCGTCGGCGCGGGCGTGCGCGGCCTGGTCGGCGATCTGCCGGTCCAGACCCAACCCGACGCCCAAATGATGGTCACCGCCGACTTCAAGGTCGACGCCCACGGCCTGTTCTGTCCCGGCGTGCTGGGCATGGCCCGCTCGGGTTCGCCTGACAGCGCCAACAGCCAGTTCTTCCTGATGATGGGCGCGCGCGAACAACTGGACGGCATCTACACCGCCTTCGGTCGCGTGGTGTCCGGCCTCGATGTGGTCGGCAAGCTGAAGAAGGGTTCGGACGCCGAGGACGGCAAGGTGACCGATCCTGACACCATGACCCGCGTCCGCATGGCCTCGGCCCTGCCCGAAGCCGAGCGTCCGATCGTGCGCGTCCTGAACGCCGGCAGCGCCGCCTTCGCCGAACGGATCGCTGCGGCGCGCGCCGCGCGCGGCGCGGCCTTCAGCGTCTGCGATGTTCAGCCGGTCGCCGAAGTGACGGGCGGCTGA
- the coaD gene encoding pantetheine-phosphate adenylyltransferase — MRIGLYPGTFDPVTNGHTDIIKRALKLVDRLVIGVAQNDDKGPLFSTAERVEMLKAEMAPLGGDIVVQPFSTLLMHFAEELDASVIIRGLRAVADFEYEFQMTAMNQRLNQDIETVFLMADPRHQAIASRLVKEIARLDGAIDSFVSPAIAERVRAKVKND; from the coding sequence ATGCGCATCGGACTTTATCCGGGCACCTTCGACCCGGTGACGAACGGGCATACCGACATCATCAAGCGTGCGCTGAAGCTGGTGGACCGGCTGGTCATCGGCGTCGCCCAGAACGACGACAAGGGGCCGCTGTTCTCCACCGCCGAACGGGTCGAGATGCTGAAGGCCGAGATGGCGCCCCTGGGCGGTGACATCGTGGTCCAGCCCTTTTCGACCCTGCTGATGCATTTCGCCGAAGAGCTGGACGCCAGCGTCATCATCCGGGGGCTGCGCGCCGTCGCTGACTTCGAATACGAGTTCCAGATGACGGCCATGAACCAGCGCCTCAATCAGGACATCGAGACCGTATTCCTGATGGCCGATCCGCGCCATCAGGCGATCGCCTCGCGGCTCGTCAAGGAGATCGCCCGACTGGATGGCGCGATCGACAGTTTCGTCAGCCCCGCCATCGCCGAGCGCGTGCGGGCCAAGGTCAAGAACGATTAG
- a CDS encoding aminotransferase class IV gives MDILIDGLPATPDDLAHQAFVNYGAYTSFRVEHGAARGLDLHLARLEQAAVELFGESPGEAEFRRLMALAVAGREACWLRVSLFSPEIGHRNPTYVGRPKVMTSVAPAPPPLAHRMRITAMPYAREAPHLKHLATFRLIRARRAARAAGFDDALFVDGEGRVTEGTLWNIGFVQGDRIVWPQAPMLAGVTQTLIKRGLPQVGLTSETRPIRLDAINAFDAAFLCNSATPVCPIIAIDDVSFANDPALLAKVEAAWTAQAPQRIADHDDDEGVSRLGR, from the coding sequence CACCTCCTTCCGCGTCGAGCACGGCGCCGCGCGCGGCCTCGACCTCCACCTCGCGCGTCTGGAGCAGGCCGCCGTCGAACTGTTCGGCGAAAGCCCTGGCGAGGCGGAGTTTCGGCGCCTGATGGCGCTGGCCGTCGCCGGTCGTGAGGCCTGCTGGCTGCGCGTCAGCCTGTTCTCGCCCGAGATCGGCCATCGTAACCCGACCTACGTCGGCCGACCGAAGGTGATGACCAGCGTCGCCCCTGCGCCCCCGCCGCTGGCGCACCGGATGCGGATCACCGCCATGCCCTACGCGCGCGAGGCGCCGCATCTGAAGCATCTCGCCACCTTCCGCCTGATTCGGGCCCGCCGCGCCGCGCGCGCCGCGGGGTTTGACGACGCTCTGTTTGTCGATGGCGAAGGGCGGGTCACCGAAGGCACGCTGTGGAACATCGGCTTTGTCCAGGGCGACCGGATCGTCTGGCCCCAGGCCCCAATGCTGGCCGGCGTGACTCAGACCTTGATAAAGCGCGGGTTGCCCCAGGTCGGGCTGACCAGTGAAACGCGGCCGATCCGTCTCGACGCGATCAACGCCTTTGACGCCGCGTTTCTGTGCAACAGCGCCACGCCCGTCTGTCCGATCATCGCCATCGATGACGTCTCGTTCGCCAATGACCCGGCCCTGCTCGCCAAGGTCGAAGCGGCCTGGACCGCCCAGGCGCCCCAACGCATCGCGGATCATGACGATGACGAAGGCGTCAGCCGGCTAGGCCGCTGA